GTTCTTTGAAAATAGCATCTATCATATCGTCCTCTATCTGCCTATCTTACAATAGTTCCTGATTTAGCCCCCTTTACAATCTTCTCTATATTGCCCTTTGTTTTCAGATTAAATACAATAATAGGAAGTTTATTATCCATACAAAGGGATATTGCAGTGGTATCCATAACCTTCAAGCCCTTTTTCAGAACATCTATATATGTAAGTTCATCGTATTTCTTTGCCCTCTTATCCTTTACAGGGTCTCTGTCATAAACGCCGTCAACCTTGGTTCCCTTAAGTATTACATCCGCATGTATCTCTATGGCCCGAAGGGATGCGGCTGTATCTGTTGTAAAATACGGGTTGCCTGTGCCGGCGGCAAAGATTATCACCCTCCCCTTTTCAAGATGTCTCACTGCCCTGCGTCTTATGTAAATCTCTGCCACTTCCTTCATCTCAATAGCAGACATAACGCGGGTATAAACCCCTTTTTTTTCAAGCGCATCCTGAAGCGCCAAGGCGTTTATAACAGTTGCCAGCATGCCCATGTAATCCGCTGTTGCCCTG
This DNA window, taken from Deltaproteobacteria bacterium, encodes the following:
- the pyrH gene encoding UMP kinase, with protein sequence MSKSKFKRILLKLSGEALMGSQNYGLDVNVIEGISKEIKNVRDLGVEVAIVIGGGNIFRGIAASANGMDRATADYMGMLATVINALALQDALEKKGVYTRVMSAIEMKEVAEIYIRRRAVRHLEKGRVIIFAAGTGNPYFTTDTAASLRAIEIHADVILKGTKVDGVYDRDPVKDKRAKKYDELTYIDVLKKGLKVMDTTAISLCMDNKLPIIVFNLKTKGNIEKIVKGAKSGTIVR